Proteins found in one Micropterus dolomieu isolate WLL.071019.BEF.003 ecotype Adirondacks linkage group LG10, ASM2129224v1, whole genome shotgun sequence genomic segment:
- the tshr gene encoding thyrotropin receptor isoform X1, protein MQVITCALFTLVTLPISTVSEADSCPAVCECSEWKSHTISCFDIDILPRFPASTETLWLFETRLSSVPADAFANMVNISRIYISVDMTLQRLEKHSFYSLRKITHIEIRNAKSLTYIDPEAFKNLTNLKYLGIFNTGLTYFPDLRNIHSNDMNFILEIVDHPHITEIPANSFHGITSDVLTVMLYGNGFREIQHHAFNGTKLDQVDLHRNRDLTKMDERAFAGTISGPMLLDVSLTGINSLPTTGMGSLRELKARNAWALKKLPAIKTFKHLTIANLTYPSHCCGFKNLKKKRGFLEYIICNLTAFYDQHHKRSVGPLRMPSLQGESVAETIPDEEPNDGHRERESQQDWWRGDFHGSLHYHAYFGGQPDEDVGFGETLKNPQEDTSQDFDSRYDYVVCEEGEEVECAPVPDEFNPCEDIMGFGFLRVSVWFVSLLAVLGNVMVLLVLLTSHYKLSVSRFLMCHLAFADLCMGIYLLLIASVDLHTQAEYFNHAIDWQTGPGCGLAGFFSVFASELSVYTLTVITLERWYAITFAMRLDRKLHLHHAAAVMLGGWVFCLLLALLPLVGVSSYQKVSICLPMDTQSTVAQVYILSVLVLNILAFLVICACYFKIYCAVHNPHYRSGSKDTNIAKRMAVLIFTDFLCMAPISFYAMSAVLNRPLITVSNSKILLVLFYPLNSCANPFLYAIFTKAFRGDIFILLSKVGLCQQRAQLFRGQTVSSKGSSGTSQVRRDKDKFRKGGSGGQEEVPIHLKKCSGHTFHQAVCQQTSPEESQSLNT, encoded by the exons ATGCAGGTGATAACATGTGCGTTGTTTACGCTCGTCACTCTCCCTATCAGCACCGTGTCGGAGGCTGACTCCTGCCCTGCTGTCTGCGAGTGCTCTGAGTGGAAGAGCCACACAATCTCCTGCTTTGACATTGATATTCTTCCCAGGTTTCCAGCAAGCACGGAGACACT ATGGCTTTTTGAGACCCGCCTTTCATCCGTGCCAGCAGATGCTTTTGCCAACATGGTCAACATCTCAAGGAT ATATATATCGGTGGATATGACGCTGCAGAGGCTGGAGAAGCACTCGTTCTACAGCCTGAGGAAAATCACCCACAT aGAGATACGTAATGCAAAAAGTCTGACCTACATTGACCCAGAAGCGTTTAAAAATCTCACAAACCTCAAATACTT AGGAATTTTCAACACTGGCCTAACATACTTCCCTGACTTGAGAAACATCCACTCTAATGACATGAACTTCATACT GGAAATTGTTGATCATCCTCACATCACTGAGATCCCGGCCAACTCTTTCCATGGCATCACCAGCGATGTGCTGACAGT GATGCTGTATGGGAATGGCTTCAGAGAAATCCAACATCACGCCTTTAATGGGACCAAGCTAGATCAGGT CGACCTTCACAGGAACAGGGATCTTACCAAGATGGATGAAAGGGCTTTCGCGGGCACCATCAGTGGCCCCATGCTGCT AGACGTGTCTCTAACAGGGATCAACTCCCTGCCGACCACAGGTATGGGTTCTCTCCGGGAGTTGAAGGCGCGCAATGCCTGGGCCCTCAAGAAACTGCCGGCCATCAAAACCTTCAAACACCTCACCATTGCCAACCTCACCTACCCCAGTCACTGCTGCGGCTTCAAAAACCTCAAGAAGAAACGAGG ctttttGGAGTACATCATCTGTAACCTGACTGCTTTCTACGACCAGCATCACAAGCGTTCTGTGGGGCCCCTCCGCATGCCGTCCCTCCAAGGGGAAAGTGTGGCGGAAACAATCCCAGACGAGGAGCCAAACGATGGCCACCGAGAGAGAGAGTCCCAGCAAGACTGGTGGAGAGGTGACTTCCATGGCAGCCTGCACTACCACGCCTACTTCGGGGGCCAGCCAGATGAGGATGTGGGTTTCGGAGAGACCCTCAAGAACCCCCAGGAGGACACCAGCCAAGACTTTGACAGTCGTTACGATTATGTGGTGtgtgaggagggagaggaggttgAGTGTGCACCAGTGCCTGATGAGTTCAATCCTTGTGAGGACATAATGGGTTTTGGCTTCCTGCGAGTGTCTGTGTGGTTTGTAAGTCTGCTGGCTGTTCTGGGAAACGTGATGGTGCTCCTGGTGCTGCTCACCAGCCACTACAAGCTCTCGGTCTCCCGCTTCCTCATGTGTCACCTGGCATTTGCAGATTTGTGCATGGGAATTTATCTGCTGCTTATCGCCTCTGTAGACCTGCACACACAAGCCGAGTACTTCAACCACGCCATAGACTGGCAGACGGGCCCTGGCTGTGGACTtgcagggtttttttctgtctttgcaaGCGAGCTGTCTGTCTACACCTTGACGGTGATCACTCTGGAGAGGTGGTACGCTATCACCTTTGCTATGCGGCTGGATCGTAAGCTGCATCTGCACCACGCGGCAGCCGTGATGCTAGGTGGCTGGGTCTTCTGCCTGCTCCTGGCCCTGCTCCCACTGGTTGGGGTGAGCAGTTACCAGAAGGTCAGTATCTGTCTACCAATGGACACCCAGTCCACAGTGGCTCAGGTCTACATCTTGTCAGTGCTGGTCCTTAACATCCTGGCCTTTCTTGTTATCTGTGCTTGCTACTTCAAGATCTACTGCGCAGTGCACAACCCTCACTACCGCTCTGGATCCAAGGATACCAACATCGCCAAGCGCATGGCTGTCCTCATCTTTACTGACTTCTTGTGTATGGCGCCTATCTCTTTCTACGCCATGTCAGCTGTGCTGAACCGGCCACTCATCACTGTCTCCAACTCCAAGATTTTACTGGTGCTCTTCTACCCGCTCAATTCCTGTGCCAACCCGTTTCTCTATGCCATCTTCACTAAGGCCTTCAGGGGTGACATATTCATCCTCCTCAGTAAGGTGGGCCTATGTCAGCAGCGAGCACAGCTGTTCAGAGGCCAGACGGTCTCATCAAAGGGCAGCAGCGGTACATCTCAGGTCCGTAGAGACAAGGATAAGTTTAGAAAAGGTGGAAGCGGAGGCCAGGAAGAGGTGCCCATCCATCTGAAGAAGTGCTCTGGACATACCTTTCACCAAGCAGTCTGCCAGCAGACAAGCCCTGAAGAGAGCCAGAGCCTGAACACGTGA